Genomic window (Streptomyces sp. NBC_01431):
CCGCTTCGAGCGGGGCCATGAAGGCGCTGCCGTACTGGCTGTACGAGCCGACGACGGCGACCGCCTGCTCCTTCACGGCGCGGCGTGCGCAGTCCGAGGCGCCGGTCGCGGTGTTGTGCTCGTTGCAGGTGATGACGTTCAGTTCGTGGCCGCCGATGCCTCCGTTGGCATTGGCCCAGCGGGCGAACGCCTTCGCCATGGCGGGCATGCCGGGGGCGTTGGTGGCCGAAGTGCCGTCGGGGGCCCAGGTCATGACGGTGATGGGCTCCCTGGAGCCCCCCGCGACTCCAGGGAGCACCCCGCAGCCGGTCAGGAGCCCGGCGCCCACCGCCGAACATGTGGCGAACACGGTGGCCGTCGTGCCGAGCGAGCGGTGGGTCCGGGCCGAGCGCCGAGTGAGCCGAGGACGCCGCCATCCGTAACCGGTCATGTGCCCACACACTTCCGCCCCAGGGGTAACGGGGAAGTGTGCGACGGTCACCGCAGGGTGACGTACAGATGAATTGCGGGGCCCGGTCGGGCGGCGAACAGGGGGAACGTACGATCGAAAACGTGCAGCAAGGTTCAGCAGGCTCTTCCCGTCGCGGCCGTCGCTCCTCCACCATGGGCGGCATGCCGTTGAATGACATGCCGTGGTGGCGCTGGCGTACGAACGTACGGTCCGCGCTGCACATGCTCTCCGACCCCGTCTTCCACGAGGAGACCTGGCTGGCCGGGCGCGAGGGGTTCGGGGACGTCACCGACGCCGTGTACCGGCTGGTCGAGGACACCTGGCTGGACAGCTGGTCCGCCGAGAAGTACGTCGGCACCATCTTCCGCGATTCGGGCGAGGCCGCACTCGTCGACCTCGCGGTGCTGCGGGTGCTGCGCATCATGCACCAGGTCGGCGCCGACGCCCCGGTCTCCGCCTACCTCGCCCACCCCGCCTGGCCCGAGGCCGTGCAGGCGGCGCGCGAGGCGCACGTGCGGCTCGCGCAGAGCGACGGGGAGGACCCCGATGCGCCGCCGCGCTCCCTCGAAGTGCTGAGGATCCTGACCCGGTCGGCCTGAGGTCCGGATTCTGGGCGGCCCCTTGCGGGGGTGTCCGGGTGTGGCATCCTGCCTGGATGACTGACCAGTATGTCCTCACGCTCTCCTGTCCGGACAAACAGGGCATCGTGCATGCCGTATCGAGCTATCTGTTCATCACGGGCTGCAACATCCAGGACAGTCAGCAGTTCGGCGACCGCGACACTGGTCTCTTCTTCATGCGGGTCCACTTCTCGGCCGAGGCCCCGATGCACGTCGACAAGCTGCGCGCCAGCTTCGCGGCCGTCGGCGACGCCTTCCAGATGGACTGGCAGATCCACCGTCCCGAGGAGCGGATGCGGATCGTCCTCATGGTGTCGAAGTTCGGGCACTGCCTGAACGACCTGCTGTTCCGCGCCCAGTCGGGCGCGCTGCCGGTGGAGATCGCGGCGGTCGTCTCCAACCACACCGACTTCGCCGAGCTCGTCGCCTCCTACGACGTGCCCTTCCACCACATTCCGGTCACCAAGGACACGAAGGCGGACGCCGAGGCGCGACTGCTCGCCCTGGTGCGCGAGGAGCGCGTCGAGCTCGTCGTGCTCGCGCGCTACATGCAGGTGATCTCCGACGACCTGTGCAAGCAGCTCAGCGGGCGGATCATCAACATCCACCACTCGTTCCTGCCGAGCTTCAAGGGCGCCAAGCCCTACCACCAGGCGCACGCCCGCGGTGTGAAGCTCATCGGTGCCACCGCGCACTACGTGACGGCCGACCTCGACGAGGGGCCGATCATCGAGCAGGAGGTCGAGCGCGTCGGGCACGACGTCACCCCGGAGCAACTCGTCGCGATCGGCCGGGACGTCGAGTGCCAGGCGCTGGCGCGGGCCGTCAAGTGGCATGCCGAGCACCGCATCCTGCTGAACGGGAGCCGGACGGTCGTGTTCGGATAGCTCCGCCGCTGACGGCCGTCGTCCCGGGGGCCGGTCCCCGGGACCGCCGGTGGTCTACAGCCTGCTCAAGGACGCCGCCGCGAACAGTACGTCGCTGATCGCCTCCCGGTCGCCGAGCTGACCCACCGCCGCCTCCTGCGGCGGCACATGGCCCGCGGCCAGTCTGCAGAACTCGACGCCGTCGAGGGCCACATGGGCCACCTCGTGCTCGGGCGAGGCGAGGGCGGCCGGGGAGTCCAGCGGGATGTGCCAGTCACCACCGCCCGCCCCCTCGATCTCCAGGCGCAGCGAGCGGCCCGGGGAGCCCGCCGTGACCAGGCCCCGCGCGGGCGAGGCGAGCCCGGCCCGGCGGCGGCCGGCCAGAGTGGCGGGCAGCACCCGGGCGGCCAGGTCGATCATGCGGTGCAGATGCGCTCCGGACGGCGGGTCGTAGGGATAGTCCACCGCATCCGCGATGTCACCCGCGTGGATCCAGCACTCGAAGGCCCGGTCGAGCATCGCGTCCTGGAGGGGCAGCGTGAACTCCCCGTAGGACACGCCCAGTTCGGCCGCGCCGCGGCCCGCGAACGACACCGTGCGCAGCAGCGTGTGGGACTGCTCGCGCCAGGGTTCGCGGACCGTGCGGGTCAGCGGGTACGGAGCCGTCCGCCACAGCGCCTCGGTGCGCGCGGTCGGCCCGGCCGCCGCGTCCTCGGGGTCGAGCGGCACCGGCTCTTCGAGCCCGAGGGCGGTCGCGAGAAGCGCGTCGACCGCCATCAGGTGCCCGATGACCCCGGCGACCGTCGTACGGCGACTGGTCTGCCGGTCCCGCTCGAACCACTTCAGCCGGACCGGTGCGTGCCACTCGGCGTCCCCGAAGTCGTTGAGCAGCGCGTCCAGCCGCGCCGCCTCGGCGTCGTACGGGGCCGCCCACAGCGGCACCGGAATGCGGGCCGGGCGCCTGCCGAGACAGGCCTCCAGGACCCGGGAGCGCAGCAGCGGATCCAGGTCGAGGCTGCGCTCGGCCTGGAGCAGACCCACCGCGTCCCGCAGCCGCAGCGCCTCGTCCGCACAGGGCGCGCACTCGGTGAGGTGCGCCTCGACGGCATCGGTCTCCTCGGCCGAACACGCGGCCAGCGCCCAGGCCCCGAGCAGCGACTTCAACACGGTGTGCGAGGGCGCCCCGGAAACAGGACGGGCGCCCTCGGTGGCAGCCGACTCCGCGGAGGCGCCCTTGGCGGGCGGCTGCTCCCGGTCCGTTTCGGGGGCCGGTCGCGGGTCCGTGTCATGGTCCGGCGCGGGGAAACGGTTACCCTCGCGCGGGCCGGGCACGAACGCGCCGGAGCCGCCCCGGCGGCCGTCGTTCGGCAGGTCGTCGCCCGCGGCCCGGGGTGCCGGTATGCGCGGGGTGTTGTCGTCGCCCGGGGCGGGTTCGCCCTGCTCCAGCGGCCCGCTCACAGCGCCCGTCCGTATCCGGGCGGCGCGGCTCCTTCCGGCGGCCGGACGGTGGCCGTGGACAGCAGTTGCAGACCGAGCCGAAGGCGCCGGCGCGCCTCGTCCTCGGTGATGCTGAGGTCGGCGGCGGCCTGCCGGTAGTCGCGCCGCTGAAAATAGGCCAGTTCGAGGGCGGCACGCAGGGGCGCGGGCATCGACGTCACGATGTAGTCGGCGCGGGCCGCCGCCGAGGCGCGCCGCACCTTCTGCTCCAGCTCCTCCGCCGAGCCGCCGCCGTTCGCCGCGTACGAGGACGTCTCGGCCTGGCGCAGGCGCTGCACGGCCTGGCACTGGGTGAGCTTGGCGACCCAGGAGCGCATCGAGCCCTGCTTGGGGTCGTAGGCGTCCGGGTTCTCCCACACGTACCCGAAGACCTCGCGGGTGATCTGGTCCGCCGCGTCCTCGTCGCCGAGCACCCGGTGGGCCAGGCTGTGCACCAGCGAGGCGAACCGGTCGTAGAACTCGCCGAGTGCGGCCGCCTCCCCGCGCGCGAGCCGCTGCTGCATCCGGCGGTCCCACCGAGGTGGTGCGTCCTTCGGCATAGGCTCCCCAACCCTGTCGTTCCCCGCTGTGCCCCTGTGCGCCCGTCCCTGTGTATCTACGAATGTAATGCGACGGGCTGACAACGCAGGTTGGTTTGCGCTAACTACGCCCGCACAAACCCAGGGAATGGTAAAGGCCGTGTTTCGCGGGTGTGTTCCGGGGCAGCCGGGCAAGGAGGGGGCCGGGCAGCACAGAGAGAGGCCGGCGGCGTGACGCTGATGGTGAACGAGGTCGTACAGGGCACGTGGACCGTGCTGCGGGTGCGCGGCGAGCTGGACCTGGTGACCGCGCCGAGGCTCCGCAGGCAGGTGCACGAAGTGGTCGCCGAGGGCCGCCACGACCTGGTCCTGGACCTGTCCGGGGTGGTCTTCTGCGATTCGATGGGCGTGGGGGTGCTGATCGCGGCCCGCCGTCTGATGCGTTCCTGCCAGGGCCGGCTGCGGCTGATCCTGCCCGCGCGCGGCGCCCTGGACGGCTCCCATGTGAACAAGGTGCTGGCCGCCCTCGGTGTGCGCCGCCTCTTCGAGGTGTACGGCGACGTGGGCTCCGCCGCCGACGACCGGGCCGAGCCGATCCCCGCGTGAGCGCGCCGCCCGGCGACGACGCCCCGGGTGGCCGTATCCCCCTCGCACGGCCGCCGCGAGTCGTACGCTCCGGGCATGGACAGTATGGATAGTCCCGAGAGTGTTGTGTACGAGCGCCGGGTCGCGACCCGCTTCGCCTCCTTCGACCAGGACGGCAACGGCTGGATCGACCGCGAGGACTTCTCGACGGCCGCGGCCCACCTGCTCGCCGAGTTCGGCATCACCGCCCGCTGCGACAAGGGGCAGGCACTGTACGGCGGCGCGGAAGCGCTGTGGCAGGGCCTGGCCGGGATCGCGGACGTGGACGGCGACCAGCGGGTGACGCGGCAGGAGTTCGTGGGCGGCACGCTGAAACGGCTGCGGGACCGCACGAGCGGGTTCACCGAGATCGCCCGGCCGTTCCTGCACGCGGCGTTCGCGGTGGCGGACACGGCCGGCGTCGGCACGGTGTCCGTGGCCGACGCCGAGCGTGCGCTGCGGGCGTTCGGGGTGTCGCCCAAGGTCGCGGGCGACGTGGCCGTGGCCCTGGACGGGGACGGCGACGGCCGCGTCACCGAACCGGACGCGGTGGCCGCCTTCGCCGCCTATTTCACGACGCTGCCCTGACCCGGGCTCAGTGCCAGTTCCAGTCGATCAGGGTGCGCAGCGTGTCCGAGTGGAAGTCGGGGAAGTCCATCGGGACGACGCCCAGGTGGGTCTGCTGGCTCAGGCGCGCGTTCAGATAGCTCTGCACGCCCGGCATGATCGCGTCCGCGTTCACCTTGGGCCAGCCGCCGCCCGCGTAGCTGGTGAAGTTGATGTAGAGCTGGGCGGAGTCCTGGTCGTTGTACGCGTTGTCGAACTGCTGGGTGACCTTGGCCGTCTTCTTCGACGGCCAGGACAGGCCCTGGTAGACGTCCTGGAGCCGGATGTACTGGTTGGACAGGAAGTCGTTGTCGCCGCCGGGCCACTGGAGGATCGGCCAGTCGTTGTCGAACTGCGCGATGAGCACGATCTTCCCGCGCGCCTCGCCGAGCGTGGGCACCCGGTCGGTGAGCAGGAAGCGGGAGCGCCAGCCCTTCTGGTCCAGGTACACGTTGAGCACGTTCTTGAAGTTGGCGCCCACGTCGTTGTTGGTCCCGTTCTCCTTCTTGAGCCGCATCAGCAGGACTTCGCCGGGGTGGCTGTCGAGGAAGGCCGCGCTCTGGGTGAGCACGTCGCCGAACGTCATGCCCTGGTAGTAGGCGGCGTGGTAGATCCCGAACGCGTCGTTCAGGTGCCCTTCGAGCCCGTTGGCCCGGATGTCGAAGAAGCGGACGCCCTCCTGCAACTGCTGCGTCAGACCCCAGTTCTGGGTGTGCGACCACTCGGTGCCGTTGCCCGGGTCGGTGCAGCAGGAGTCGTGGGTGCCGGGGATCGTCATGCGGAGCAGCGAGCGGGCGTCGGGCAGCGCGCCCATCCAGTTCGCCGGGTCCACGCTCGCGCCCGGCCGCACGGCGGCGTGCGCGGCGTTCGGCAGCAGCGCGGTGGCGGAGAGCGCGGCGGCGCCGAGTATGAGGTGTCTGCGGGTGAGTTCCATGGGTCCGTCCTCGTGGGGGGTGGGGAGTGGCGGGGCGCAGGGGTCATGCCCGCCCGAACCGCTCCCGCAACTTGTATTTCAGTACCTTGCTCAGCGTCTCGTTCCTCGGCAGCGCGTCCACCACCTCAAGCCGCTCGGGCAACTTGTGCACCGACAGCCCCTGTTCGCGCAGGTAGAAGGTGATCGCCGCAAGTGTCAACTCCCTTGCCCCGGCCACTGGTTCAACGACGGCGCACACCAACTCGCCGCGCTCGGGGTCCGGCAGGCCGATCACCGCCGCGTCGCCCACGCCCGGGTGGGTGTGCAGCAGGTCCTCGATCTCCTTCGCGGAGATGTTCTCGCCCTTGCGGATGATGATGTCCTTGATGCGGCCGGTGAGCACGAGGTGTCCGGACTCCTTCACGTGCCCCACGTCCCCGGTGATCAGGAACCCGTCGGCGTCGAAGGCGGCCGCCGACTGCGCCGGGTCGAGATAGCCCCGGCATACCGCTTCGCCGCGCAGCCGTAGTTCACCGTCGGTACCGGGCGGTACCGGCCCGCCCGCCTCGTCGGTGACGCGGATCTCCATGCCGGCCGGCGGGCGGCCCTCGGTGGTGGCGAGGTTCTCGGCGCTGTCGTCGGGGGCACCCATGGTGATCATCGGGACCTCCGTCATGCCGTACCCGTGGGTGAGCTGCACGCCCATCTCCCGGACGACCGCGTGGTAGACCTCCGGCGGCTTCGGCGCCCCGCCGCCCGCGAGCAGCCGCAGGGTGGGAATCACCTTCCGGCCGGGCCGTTTGCGCTGCTCGGCGAGGAACATCGAGTAGAACGCGGTCGACCCGCCGGCCACCGTCACGCCGTGCCGCCGGTACTCTGCCAGCGCCTGTGGCAGCGCGAAGTGCTCGAACAGCACGGCGGGGAAGCCGTAGAGCAGCAGCATCACCGTGTAGTCGGGCCCGGCTATGTGGGCGTACGGGAAGGCCATGGAGCCCACGTCGTCGGCCGTCAGATGCAGCGAGTGCGCGAGGCACGCGCCACCGGCGATCAGCGACCGGTCGGTGTGCAGCACGCCCTTGGGGTCGGAGGTGGTGCCGGAGGTCCAGTAGATCCACCGTACGGACGTGCCGTCGCCGGGGGGCGGCGGCAGCGACCCCGGGTCACCATCGGGTAGTTGGTCGTACGCCTCGAAGACTCCCCGCGCGCCGAGCCGCCGCGCCATGGCGGTGTGGTCGAAGCCGCGCCACACCGCCGGCACGGCGAAGAACTCGGCCTTGGAGGCGCGCAGCGCGAAGCCCACCTCGCGGTCCCGGTAGAAGGGGATCACCGGCGACTGCACCGCGCCGAGCCGGGCCAGCGCGAACGAGAGGACCGCCGTCTCGATGCGGGTCGGCAGCTGCCAGGCGACCACGCTCCCGGCCCGCACCCCCATCGCGCACAGGCCCGCCGCCACCCGTTCGCAGCGTTCGCGCAGGGCGCCGAAGGTGAGGGTGCGGTCGCCCTGGAGGAGGACCGGGCGATCCGGGGTGAGCTCGGCGCGGCGCTCGACGAGCTCCCAGAGGGTGCGCGAGGCGCCGAGCGTGTGTGCGGTGTCCGTCATTCCGCTCCCCTTAGCTGACGAGCCGTCAGATGTGGCGAGAGCGTAAGCCCGCACTCCTTGCTGGTCCAGAGGTGTGGAAGCTAGCCTTCGAACTGACGGGGCATCAGATAGGTGGAAGGGGACTTCATGCCCGGACCGCTCGTAAGTCCACCCCGGGTCCGCGACCCGCTCGGCCGGGCCCGCCGATGGACCTGACGTACACCGAGGAGGAAGAGGCCTTCCGGGCGCGACTGCGGCAGTGGCTTGCCGCCTCGCTGCCCGAACTCCCGCCCAGGCCCGACCCGTTGGACTGGCCGGCCCGGCGGGCGTACGACACCGCCTGGCAGCGGATGCTGTACGACGCCGGATACGCGGGGCTGCACTGGCCCGAGGCCGCCGGAGGCCGGGGCGCCACCCCCACCCAGCACCTCATCTACCTGGAGGAGACCGAGAAGGCAGGCGCGCCGTACGTCGGCGCGAACTTCGTCGGGCTGCTGCACGCGGGGCCCACCATCGCCGCCGAGGGCACCCCCGAACAGCGGGCCCGCTGGCTGCCGCCCGTGCTGCGCGGCGAGGAGATCTGGTGCCAGGGCTTCAGCGAGCCGGATGCGGGCTCCGACCTGGCGGCCCTGCGCACCAGGGCGGTCCGCGACGGCGACGACTACGTCGTGACCGGTTCGAAGATCTGGACCTCGCACGCCGAAGTGGCCGACTGGTGCGAGCTGTTGGTGCGCACCGAGCCCATCAGTGAGGCGGTGCCGAAACACCGGGGCATCACCTGGCTCGCGCTGCCCATGGACGCACCCGGCGTCACGGTCCGCCCGCTGCGCACGCTGGCCGGGTCGACCGAGTTCGCCGAGGTGTTCCTGGACGAGGTGCGGGTCCCAGCGGCCAACCGGGTCGGCGCGGAGAACGACGGCTGGCGGGTCACCATGGTCACCCTCTCCTTCGAGCGCGGCACCGCCTTCGTGGGAGAGGTGGTCGCCTGCCGCAGGACGCTGGCAGAACTGGCGGCGGTGGCGAAGGAGACGGGCCGCTGGGACGACGGGGCGGTGCGCCGCCAACTCGGCTGGCTGAACGCGGAGTTCACGGCGCTGTGGCGGCTGACCCAGTGGAACGTGAGCGAGTCCGAGCGCACCGGCGGGGTGCCCGGCACCGGCGGCTCCGTGTTCAAACTGCGCTACTCGCACGCCCGTCAGGAGCTGTACGACACCGCTGCCCGCGTCCTCGGCCCCGACTCGCTCGATCTCGACCGCGACTGGACCCTGGACAAGCTCTCGTCCCTCTCGTACACGATCGCCGCCGGCACCTCGCAGATCCAGCGGAACATCGTCGCCGAGCGCATCCTCGGCCTCCCCAAGGGGCGCTGATGGACTTCCAACCCACCAAGGACCAGCAGGCGTTGAGGGCGGGCATGCGGGACCTGCTCGCCGCCCGCTTCGACCGGCAGGCCCTGCGCGCGGCCGTCGAGCGGCCGGGCCTGGACCGGGCGCTGTGGCAGGCGCTCGGGGACGCCGGATTCTTCGCCCTGCGGCTGCCCGAGAGCGCGGGCGGGGTCGGGCTCGGCCTTCCCGAGGCGGTGCTCGTGTTCGAGGAGGCGGGGCGGGCCCTGCTCACGGGCCCGCTGGTGGCGACCCACCTCGCGGCCGGCAGCGTGGCGGGCGCGGCGAGCGGCGAGTCGGTGGTGACCCGGGTCGACGGCCCGCTCGTCGCCTGGCTGGAGGAGGCCGACCACGTCCAGGGAGACGCCTCGGGCGCGAGGGCCATGCGCTCGGTCGACCCCCTCACCCCCCTGCACCGCAGCCGGGGGACCCGTACGCCCGAGCCCGAAGCCGTTCTCCTCGCCGCCGCCGAACAGCTCGGCAGCGCGGGCCGGTGCACCGAACTCGCGGTCCAACACGCCAAGCAGCGCGAGCAGTTCGGCCGCCCCATCGGCGCCTTCCAGGCCGTCAAGCACCTCTGCGCCGACATGCTGGTGCGGACCGAAGTGGCGCGGGCGGCGGTCTACGCGGCGGCCGTGACCGAGGACCCGTACGAGATCGCGGGCGCCAAGCTGCTCGCCGACCAGGCGGCGGTGCGCGGGGCCCGCGACTGCCTCCAGGCGCACGGCGGCATGGGGTTCACCTGGGAGGCCGACGTGCATCTGCACCTCAAGCGGGCGTGGGTCCGGGCCGAGCAGTGGCAGACGGCGGACGAGGCCGCCGAGGTACTGGCTTCAGCGTTGTAAACAGTCACGATGCGTGGACAATCGGCGGCCCGGCGCACTCGTCACTAGCCGGAGTCGGGGGCCGTCTCGGGTACTCTCCGTGGGATGCGAGTGGTGGCGTGGCGCGGCTTTCCCGGAGTTGCCAGTGCGGCGGCTCCGGGGCCGGGAACGCGCGCTGCTCGCCCCGTACGGAGGCGTCGTACGCGCTCCCGTTCGACTCCCCGCAATGTGCGTCGCACAGTATGCACCACGCATACTCCTTCGCGCTGGAATATGCCCGAAGCGCTTGTTGCGGTGACTGTACGTCAACCATGCTGTCTCACATGGGAATCACGTTCCGTGACCCCGATTGTGGTCCCTGTGAGGCGCGAGGCGATGTGTCCGCCGGTTCGGATGGTGTGAACGGTGCAGGTGCTTCAGGTTCAGTTGGAGGTCGGTCCCGATCCCGCCGAGGTGGGCCGGGCCCGAAGGTGGGCCCGCTCACGGCTGGCGGGCTCGGGCATAGGGCCGGACGAGCCGCTCGCCGAGACGTTGATCCTGCTGATCTCGGAGCTCGTCACCAACGCCGTGGTGCACACGGGCTGTCCGGCCGTGTTGCGGATGCTCCTCGGTACGGATGAGGGCGGCACCGTACGCGTCGAAGTGGTGGACACCAGCTGCTGTCCGCCCAAACCCCGCCACGCGGAGGGCGACGACACCAACGGGCGCGGTCTCGAACTGGTCGACGGTCTCGCCGACCGCTGGGGCTGGCGGCCCGAGGGGGCGGGCAAGTCCATCTGGTGCGAGGTGGACCGCGACGTGCCCGGGACGACATCCGCCCCGGAGCACTCGGGGCACTCGGGGCTCAAGGAGCATAAGGGGCGCACGAATGGGGCGTACGGGAACGGGACGTATGAACCCCAGCGCGCCGTCACAAATACGGCATAAGTGGCAAGACCTTCAGTGGGTGTTGACGCGCTGTGTCGCCCTGATCACCCTGGAATGAGCGATTCGTCGCGAGGGGACGCCGAGGCCCTGCACGGCCTCGGCGAGTGCGGGTCGTGGCACGGCGTCAGCTCCAGCGGAGCGAGGCTCCTCTCGGGGCACCCGAGGAGCCGCCCGTACGCCGGTGCCCGGGTGGCGGCGGCCGGCGCGCGGCGCCGCCACCCGTGGATCCGGGCTCCTCACAGCACGGCCACCGGCGCGACGGGGCTCCCGGTCGCCCCCACGAACGGCTCCGGTGTCGCGCTCAGCAGGAACTCGTACCGAGACGCCTCCGCGCAGGCGATGGACAGTGCCTCCAGGTTCCAGTTCTGCCCCTGGAGCATCCCCATCTCCACGAGATCCAGCGCGTGCACCGGCAGCCACAGGTCCTCGATCTCCGGCGGGAAGATCTCGAAGGTGAGAGTGTCGTTGGCGACCGCGGCGACGTCCCGCGCGTGGAACCACTCGGGCGTACGGACGGAGAGCCCCGGCGACGGATAGCCGTAGCCGTGTTTGTCCCCGGCCAGATACACCTGCATCTGTCCGGTCCGCACGAGCACGATGTCCCCGGCGCGCACGGTGGTTCGCGCCAACTCCTCGGCGGCATCGAGGTCTTCGGGCGTGACGGCGTGCCCCCCTTCCAGTCGATCGGCCCCCCTGGCGCGGGCCACGTCGAGCAGAACTCCGCGCGACACGATGTGCCCCGGCCGGTCGATGCCGCTGAACTCGGCTCCCGAGTGCGCGGTGATGGTGGTGGCGGGCCGGCCGTTGTAGAGCTTCCCCGAGTGCGAGACGTGGGTCAGGGCGTCCCAGTGGGTGGCGGCCTGGAGGCCGAAGACGACCGCGTCGTCGCTGCACGCGACGGTGCCCGGACCGAAGATCTCCTGGTTGATCTGGGTCATGGTGTGCAGCGGATTGATCCGCCCGGGGATGACCCCGCTCTGTACGCCGTCCTGCTGGAGGGGGAGGGCGAGCGGTATGCGGCGCCCGGTACGGACGGTCGCGGCGGCGTCGCGCACGACCTGGTCGTGGATGTGGTTGAGCGTCCCGATTTCGTCGCTCTCTCCCCAACGACCCCAATTGTTGACGCGTTTGGCGATTTCGTGGAACTCGGGCGGCAGTGACATACGAGTCCCTCCCGGGGGCTTGTGGTGGAGTATCCGACGGGTCATAGAATCTAACGGTCCGTCAGAAACCGCGGGAAGGGGCCGGACGTGGGGAACTTCTTGGCAGGCAGGGTCGTCGCAGTGACGGGGGCCGGCCGGGGGATCGGCCGGGCCGTCGCGCTGGCCGCGGCCGCCGAGGGAGCCAGGGTCGTCGTCAACGACTACGGGGTCTCGATCGAGGGCGGCGAGCCCAGCAGCGAGATCGCCGACGCGGTGGTCAAGGAGATCGTCGCGGCGGGCGGCCAGGCGGTGGCGGTCGCCGACGACATCTCCACGATGGCGGGCGGTCAGCGCATCGTGGACACGGCGCTCGCCCAGTACGGGCGGATCGACGGGGTGGTGTGCGTCGCGGGCATCCTGCGCGAACGCATGCTGTTCAACATGTCCGAGGAGGAGTGGGACCCGGTGGTCGCCACCCACCTGAAGGGCACCTTCACGGTGTTCCGCGCGGCTTCGGCGGTGATGCGCAAGCAGGGCTCCGGAACCCTGATTGGCTTCACCAGCGGCAACCACCAGGGCAGCGTCGCCCAGGCCAACTACAGCGCGGCCAAGGGCGGCATCATCTCGCTGGTGCGCAGCGCCGCGCTGGGCCTGCACAAGTACGGGGTGACCGCGAACGCCGTCGCGCCGGTGGCCCGCACCCGCATGTCGGCGAACGTCCCCATGGAGCTGAAGGAGATCGGCTCGCCGGAGGACGTGGCGGCGCTGGTGACGTACCTCCTGTCGGAGCGGGCCCGCGCGGAGGGGATCACCGGCCAGGTGTACACGATCGCGGGCCCCAAGATCGCGGTATGGGCCCAGCCGCAGGAGCTGCGTGCGGGGTATGCGGAAGGGGCGTGGACCCCGGAACGCATCGCGGACTTCCTCCCGGGGACGGTGGGGGTGGATCCGATGCCGATGCTGGCGCGGCTGGAGGAGATGGCGAAGGCGGCGAACGCGGGCGCCCGCCCGAACGGCTGATTCCCCCGCCCCGCCCCGATCCTTCCCGCCCCTTCCCGAACCGGGGCGCCGCCCCGGCCCCCCGCTCCTCGATCGCCGGGGGCTTGCATTCGGCCGAGCCGTCCCCCGCGTCGGTTCCGGGGGACTCGCTCTGGACAGGAGGCACCGTGGACTTCAGCTTCGGCCCCGCCGACACCGCATTCCGCCAGCAGGCCAGGGCGTGGCTGGCCGAGCACACGGGCGTTCAACCACGCGACTGGGAAAGGGAGTTGGGGCGAGGTGGCTGGATCGGGATCGGCTGGCCGGAGCCCGCGTACGGCAACCGGACAGCAACCCTCACCCAGCAGATCGTCTGGGCCGAGGAGTATGCCCGAGCCGCCGCCCCCGCCCGCACCGGCCACATCGGCGAAAACCTCCTCGCCCCCACTCTCCTCACCCACGGCACCCCCGAACAGAAAGCCCGCTTCCTTCCCCCGATCGCCCGGGGCGAGGAACTGTGGTGCCAGGGGTACAGCGAACCCGGCGCCGGCTCCGACCTCGCCGGCATCCGCACCACCGCCCGCCGCGACGGCGACACCTACCGGATCACGGGCCAGAAGATCTGGACCTCGCTCGCCCGCGACGCCCACTGGTGCTTCGTGCTCGCCCGCACCGAGGAGGGCTCCCGCCGCCACCACGGCCT
Coding sequences:
- a CDS encoding SDR family oxidoreductase gives rise to the protein MGNFLAGRVVAVTGAGRGIGRAVALAAAAEGARVVVNDYGVSIEGGEPSSEIADAVVKEIVAAGGQAVAVADDISTMAGGQRIVDTALAQYGRIDGVVCVAGILRERMLFNMSEEEWDPVVATHLKGTFTVFRAASAVMRKQGSGTLIGFTSGNHQGSVAQANYSAAKGGIISLVRSAALGLHKYGVTANAVAPVARTRMSANVPMELKEIGSPEDVAALVTYLLSERARAEGITGQVYTIAGPKIAVWAQPQELRAGYAEGAWTPERIADFLPGTVGVDPMPMLARLEEMAKAANAGARPNG
- a CDS encoding acyl-CoA dehydrogenase — translated: MDLTYTEEEEAFRARLRQWLAASLPELPPRPDPLDWPARRAYDTAWQRMLYDAGYAGLHWPEAAGGRGATPTQHLIYLEETEKAGAPYVGANFVGLLHAGPTIAAEGTPEQRARWLPPVLRGEEIWCQGFSEPDAGSDLAALRTRAVRDGDDYVVTGSKIWTSHAEVADWCELLVRTEPISEAVPKHRGITWLALPMDAPGVTVRPLRTLAGSTEFAEVFLDEVRVPAANRVGAENDGWRVTMVTLSFERGTAFVGEVVACRRTLAELAAVAKETGRWDDGAVRRQLGWLNAEFTALWRLTQWNVSESERTGGVPGTGGSVFKLRYSHARQELYDTAARVLGPDSLDLDRDWTLDKLSSLSYTIAAGTSQIQRNIVAERILGLPKGR
- a CDS encoding ATP-binding protein, coding for MQVLQVQLEVGPDPAEVGRARRWARSRLAGSGIGPDEPLAETLILLISELVTNAVVHTGCPAVLRMLLGTDEGGTVRVEVVDTSCCPPKPRHAEGDDTNGRGLELVDGLADRWGWRPEGAGKSIWCEVDRDVPGTTSAPEHSGHSGLKEHKGRTNGAYGNGTYEPQRAVTNTA
- a CDS encoding cyclase family protein, with protein sequence MSLPPEFHEIAKRVNNWGRWGESDEIGTLNHIHDQVVRDAAATVRTGRRIPLALPLQQDGVQSGVIPGRINPLHTMTQINQEIFGPGTVACSDDAVVFGLQAATHWDALTHVSHSGKLYNGRPATTITAHSGAEFSGIDRPGHIVSRGVLLDVARARGADRLEGGHAVTPEDLDAAEELARTTVRAGDIVLVRTGQMQVYLAGDKHGYGYPSPGLSVRTPEWFHARDVAAVANDTLTFEIFPPEIEDLWLPVHALDLVEMGMLQGQNWNLEALSIACAEASRYEFLLSATPEPFVGATGSPVAPVAVL
- a CDS encoding class I adenylate-forming enzyme family protein, producing the protein MTDTAHTLGASRTLWELVERRAELTPDRPVLLQGDRTLTFGALRERCERVAAGLCAMGVRAGSVVAWQLPTRIETAVLSFALARLGAVQSPVIPFYRDREVGFALRASKAEFFAVPAVWRGFDHTAMARRLGARGVFEAYDQLPDGDPGSLPPPPGDGTSVRWIYWTSGTTSDPKGVLHTDRSLIAGGACLAHSLHLTADDVGSMAFPYAHIAGPDYTVMLLLYGFPAVLFEHFALPQALAEYRRHGVTVAGGSTAFYSMFLAEQRKRPGRKVIPTLRLLAGGGAPKPPEVYHAVVREMGVQLTHGYGMTEVPMITMGAPDDSAENLATTEGRPPAGMEIRVTDEAGGPVPPGTDGELRLRGEAVCRGYLDPAQSAAAFDADGFLITGDVGHVKESGHLVLTGRIKDIIIRKGENISAKEIEDLLHTHPGVGDAAVIGLPDPERGELVCAVVEPVAGARELTLAAITFYLREQGLSVHKLPERLEVVDALPRNETLSKVLKYKLRERFGRA
- a CDS encoding acyl-CoA dehydrogenase family protein is translated as MDFQPTKDQQALRAGMRDLLAARFDRQALRAAVERPGLDRALWQALGDAGFFALRLPESAGGVGLGLPEAVLVFEEAGRALLTGPLVATHLAAGSVAGAASGESVVTRVDGPLVAWLEEADHVQGDASGARAMRSVDPLTPLHRSRGTRTPEPEAVLLAAAEQLGSAGRCTELAVQHAKQREQFGRPIGAFQAVKHLCADMLVRTEVARAAVYAAAVTEDPYEIAGAKLLADQAAVRGARDCLQAHGGMGFTWEADVHLHLKRAWVRAEQWQTADEAAEVLASAL